The proteins below come from a single Prosthecobacter fusiformis genomic window:
- a CDS encoding tetratricopeptide repeat protein yields MDTSPPFALYNPALLPPEVLLSEFTARRPLLARLLDIIRANDAGEPPQHVLCVGPRGMGKSTLLCAIAATIKLREPELAKQWQPVIFDEESRRIGDLADFWLECIRQWESETEPHLTRSHRIDALLVKPGPDIEDEAREVFLALVDAAGKRALLLIDNLNDIFIAVNDAESLMRLRSFLMSDPRVMIIGAATRWFSDVTGLDKPFFEFFRPFELQALSLVEMRECLAGVATSRGDQRVLDTLHDRPGSIEVLHILTGGNPRLIRTFYRLLNEGMNGELRLQLERLIDDYTPYHKAIIDALPGQQQRVLDAIALEWNPCDVATVARVTRLPSNQVSAQIKALIKAGLISEAANMGHSKKKAYLLTDRFSNIHYLMRHGRTGKLKMHWFVMMLRALFGDKEFAEAAAKSVRLTASCGTSFERDCLLLAQNVIEHAGSETARREFMDRMVGSPEFDREIDVVLAEKVCLQAIASNPGDAYSQFKWGRLLHVHLKRYPEAEIAYRKAIELDTKSALPWHNLGNLLTVEFGRHPEAETAFRKAIELDAKDASPWNSLGILLTGKLGRPAEAETTFRKAIELDPRNARSWYGLGILLTGKLGRHTEAETAFRKAIELDSEDAWPWICLGKVLTDELGRYHEAETAYRKAIELDPENAWSWNELGILLAEKLGRHTEAETAYRKAIELNPTYDWSWISLGNLLSDKLGRHTEAETAYRKAIELNPKYDWPWICLANLLTDKLGRHAEAEAAYRKAIQLDPKLASPWNSLGNLLTDKLDCHIEAETSYRKAIELNAQFASPWNGLGNLLTNKLGRHAEAEAAYRKAIELDPELSAPWNGLGILLSEKLGYHTEAEAAYRKAIQLDEEFAWPWNNLGALLTYGLDRHEEAEAAFLKAIELDPANPKARSSLASVLLKLGRSTEEAFASAVEGFKVAPSDSWARSTFHDLCFSHPGSLRSVLPELSHWCTQHPDDQDVLSFMVDAWMAYAKVTSASEARELLDAQPDEVKLAFETVRDAFLAHDDKDHLHRLAPERLAPVLRLLERL; encoded by the coding sequence ATGGACACCTCTCCCCCCTTCGCTCTTTACAATCCCGCGCTGCTGCCGCCGGAGGTGCTCCTTTCCGAGTTCACTGCCCGCCGCCCCTTGCTGGCGCGATTGCTTGATATCATCCGCGCCAACGACGCCGGTGAGCCACCGCAGCATGTACTCTGTGTCGGCCCGCGTGGCATGGGAAAAAGCACGCTGCTCTGCGCCATCGCCGCCACCATCAAGCTCCGCGAGCCTGAACTGGCCAAGCAGTGGCAGCCGGTCATCTTCGACGAAGAAAGCCGCCGCATCGGCGACCTGGCGGACTTCTGGCTCGAGTGCATCCGCCAGTGGGAGTCTGAAACCGAGCCACATCTCACCCGCAGCCATCGCATCGACGCCCTCCTGGTCAAGCCCGGACCGGATATTGAGGACGAGGCCCGTGAGGTCTTCCTTGCACTTGTGGATGCCGCAGGCAAACGCGCGCTGCTGCTGATTGATAACCTCAACGACATCTTCATCGCCGTGAACGATGCCGAGTCGCTCATGCGCCTGCGCTCCTTCCTCATGAGTGATCCCCGGGTCATGATCATCGGTGCGGCCACCCGCTGGTTCAGCGATGTCACCGGCCTGGACAAACCTTTTTTCGAGTTCTTCCGTCCCTTCGAACTCCAGGCCCTCAGCCTGGTGGAAATGCGTGAATGCCTGGCCGGTGTCGCCACCTCTCGCGGCGACCAGCGCGTGCTCGACACCCTCCATGACCGCCCCGGCAGCATCGAAGTCCTGCACATCCTCACCGGCGGCAATCCGCGCCTCATCCGCACCTTCTACCGCCTACTCAATGAAGGCATGAACGGCGAACTCCGCCTCCAGCTCGAGCGCCTCATTGACGACTACACGCCTTATCACAAAGCCATTATTGATGCCCTTCCCGGACAGCAGCAGCGCGTGCTCGATGCCATCGCCCTGGAGTGGAATCCCTGCGACGTCGCCACCGTCGCCCGCGTGACCCGCCTTCCTAGCAATCAGGTCAGCGCCCAGATCAAAGCGCTCATCAAAGCCGGCCTCATCAGCGAGGCCGCTAATATGGGCCACAGCAAAAAGAAAGCCTACCTCCTCACGGACCGCTTTTCCAACATCCACTACCTCATGCGCCACGGGCGAACGGGAAAGCTGAAGATGCATTGGTTTGTGATGATGCTGCGGGCATTGTTTGGAGATAAAGAATTTGCTGAAGCTGCGGCGAAGTCCGTCCGCCTCACCGCATCCTGCGGCACAAGTTTTGAGCGGGATTGTTTGCTGCTCGCCCAGAACGTCATCGAGCATGCGGGCTCAGAGACGGCGCGCCGGGAGTTCATGGATCGAATGGTTGGATCGCCGGAGTTCGATAGAGAAATCGATGTGGTACTCGCCGAGAAGGTCTGTTTGCAAGCTATTGCGTCCAATCCGGGAGACGCCTACTCCCAGTTCAAATGGGGAAGGCTTTTGCATGTGCATTTGAAACGCTATCCAGAAGCTGAAATTGCTTACCGAAAAGCAATCGAACTGGATACGAAGTCTGCTTTACCCTGGCACAACCTTGGCAACTTGCTCACAGTTGAGTTTGGCCGTCACCCAGAAGCCGAAACAGCCTTTCGAAAGGCCATCGAACTGGATGCAAAGGATGCCAGCCCGTGGAATAGCCTCGGCATTTTGCTAACTGGCAAGCTTGGCCGTCCCGCAGAAGCTGAAACAACTTTCCGCAAGGCTATAGAACTGGATCCGAGAAATGCCAGGTCCTGGTACGGCCTTGGCATCTTGCTAACTGGCAAGCTTGGCCGTCACACAGAAGCCGAAACAGCCTTCCGAAAGGCCATCGAACTGGATTCGGAGGATGCCTGGCCTTGGATCTGCCTTGGTAAAGTGCTAACCGACGAGCTTGGCCGTTACCATGAAGCTGAAACCGCCTACCGAAAGGCGATCGAACTTGATCCAGAAAATGCCTGGTCCTGGAATGAACTCGGCATCCTGCTTGCCGAGAAGCTAGGCCGGCACACAGAAGCCGAAACAGCCTACCGGAAGGCCATCGAACTGAATCCGACGTACGACTGGTCCTGGATTAGTCTTGGCAACTTGCTCTCCGACAAGCTTGGTCGTCACACAGAAGCCGAAACAGCCTACCGAAAGGCCATCGAACTGAATCCGAAGTACGACTGGCCCTGGATTTGTCTTGCCAATTTACTTACCGATAAACTTGGCCGTCACGCAGAAGCCGAAGCAGCCTATCGAAAGGCCATCCAACTGGATCCAAAGCTTGCCTCACCCTGGAACAGCCTTGGCAACTTACTCACAGACAAGCTTGACTGTCACATAGAAGCTGAGACTTCCTACCGCAAAGCTATCGAACTGAATGCGCAGTTTGCTTCACCCTGGAATGGCCTTGGCAATTTGCTCACCAACAAGCTTGGACGTCATGCAGAAGCCGAAGCCGCTTACCGAAAGGCCATCGAACTTGATCCGGAGCTTTCCGCACCCTGGAATGGCCTTGGTATATTGCTCTCCGAAAAGCTTGGCTATCACACAGAAGCCGAAGCAGCCTACCGAAAGGCCATCCAACTGGACGAGGAGTTTGCTTGGCCATGGAACAACCTTGGTGCCCTACTCACCTATGGGTTGGATCGCCACGAAGAAGCAGAAGCCGCGTTCCTCAAGGCCATTGAGCTTGATCCTGCGAATCCCAAAGCCCGCTCAAGCCTCGCTAGCGTGCTTCTCAAGCTGGGACGTTCTACTGAAGAAGCATTCGCCTCGGCTGTGGAAGGCTTCAAAGTGGCTCCATCCGACTCTTGGGCCCGGTCCACCTTTCACGACCTGTGCTTCAGCCACCCTGGAAGCCTTCGGTCGGTTCTTCCTGAGCTTAGTCACTGGTGCACGCAGCATCCGGACGATCAGGATGTGCTGAGCTTCATGGTGGATGCCTGGATGGCCTATGCCAAGGTGACGAGCGCGAGCGAGGCGCGTGAGCTTCTGGATGCGCAACCGGATGAAGTGAAGCTGGCTTTCGAGACGGTGCGCGATGCCTTCCTGGCCCATGACGATAAGGATCACCTTCACCGTCTCGCCCCCGAACGGCTGGCTCCGGTGCTCAGGCTGCTGGAGAGATTGTGA
- a CDS encoding histone deacetylase family protein encodes MTTGIHLQSIYTDHDPGPGHPESPSRYTAITQALTASGLLPRLTPIPGRHAEIPEIQLCHPRHYIELVRDEVAAGLDTLSTGDTQISDKSYAVATHAVGSVLDAVDLVMTGQLQRAFCAVRPPGHHARPSQGMGFCLFNNIAIGARHAQKKHGAAKVLIVDWDVHHGNGTQDIFYDDATVLFASTHQSPWYPFTGRADETGAGKGQGTTLNFPLPAGSGMKEIRPIFQDRLLPAIARFQPDLIMISAGFDSRINDPLGQFHLTDDDFAHLTRLLQQAAAEHCQGRLISILEGGYSLPGLATAVTAHVTAMLE; translated from the coding sequence ATGACCACCGGCATCCACCTCCAGTCCATCTACACAGACCACGACCCCGGCCCCGGCCACCCAGAAAGCCCCTCCCGCTACACCGCCATCACCCAGGCCCTCACCGCCTCCGGCCTCCTCCCCCGCCTCACCCCCATCCCCGGACGCCACGCCGAAATCCCCGAAATCCAGCTCTGCCACCCCCGGCATTACATTGAGCTCGTCCGCGACGAAGTCGCCGCCGGGCTAGATACCCTCAGCACCGGCGATACCCAGATCAGCGACAAAAGCTACGCCGTCGCCACCCACGCCGTCGGCTCCGTCCTCGATGCCGTGGACCTCGTCATGACCGGCCAGCTCCAGCGCGCCTTCTGCGCCGTCCGTCCCCCCGGCCACCACGCCCGCCCCTCCCAGGGCATGGGCTTCTGCCTCTTCAATAACATCGCCATCGGCGCCCGCCACGCCCAAAAAAAACACGGTGCAGCGAAAGTCCTCATCGTGGACTGGGACGTCCACCACGGCAACGGCACCCAGGACATCTTTTACGACGACGCCACCGTCCTCTTCGCCAGCACCCACCAGTCCCCCTGGTATCCCTTCACCGGTCGTGCCGATGAAACCGGAGCCGGAAAAGGGCAGGGGACCACGCTCAATTTCCCCCTCCCCGCCGGGTCCGGCATGAAAGAAATCCGCCCCATCTTTCAGGATCGCCTCCTCCCCGCCATCGCCCGCTTCCAGCCAGATCTCATCATGATCTCCGCCGGATTCGATTCTCGCATCAACGACCCCCTCGGCCAGTTCCACCTCACCGACGACGACTTCGCCCACCTCACCCGCCTCCTCCAGCAAGCCGCCGCCGAGCACTGCCAAGGCCGCCTCATCTCCATCCTCGAAGGCGGCTACAGCCTCCCCGGCCTCGCCACCGCCGTCACCGCCCACGTCACCGCCATGCTAGAGTGA